In the bacterium genome, GGTTGTACGGGATGTGATTCGTCGGCTTTCCGTAGCGCCACAGCACATGCGACCAGGCTGGAGGCTCGTGCTCTAGCCGATCCGGGTCATCTTCACTTGGAAGCGCCTGGCCCACGATCACCCGATCGATCGACCATCCTTCGTCCCACCAAAGCGATCGGCCACTGATCGGCCAGCGCAGGGCGCCGGCGAGCGCCGCGAGGAGCAGCAGACCGATCCAGATCCGGCGGCTGATGGGCGCTTGGGGCGAAACCCGAAGAGGCGTTTCCAGCGGACGCGACCAGAGCCGGGCTGTCCCAGCGAGGACCAGACACAGGAGCCCGTTGAAGGCGGTTCCCCAGAAGAGCGAGATGGCCACGATCTCCCGGAAGGGCCGCCCGGGCACATCCGCGAAGCCGGGGCCGGTCGAAAGCTCCCAGGGCTTCGGAAGCAGGAGCAGGATCAGCACCGCCGCCCCAGCGCCGGCGAAGCAGGCCTTGCGTGCCGTCGCCGTGCCAACCGGAATGAATCGCCTCACGCGTCTGCCGGCGGGTTGGATCCGGAATCCGTCGCCACCCGCTCAGGCCAGCGGGCTGCCCGGGGGAAGCGACTCCTGGGGACCCTGCTCATGGGCGGACTCGTAGGCATCGAGGTCACCGCCGGCACGGAAGAACTCGAAGACGCGGCGATCCACCTCTTCGAGTGTCCCGATCTGCCCGTGGCGGGCCTTGTGCCGGCGCTCGATGGCCCAGGCCAGGATGCGGCCGAGACCGATCTTCATCGGGAACTTGACTGCCTGGGGCATGTAGCCCTTCAGGTTGTAGAGCTGTTCGAGTGTGGTCTCCACGGTGGCGCCCTTCTCGGACCGACCCAGAGCCCGGCGAACCACCGCTCGCAGAACGGAGAAGAGCGCCCTGGGTAGGCCCACCCGGCGTTCTCCATCGACCTCGCCCCCAGAAAGCTGGCTAGCCTCGGGCAAGAAGGCCCGGGCGGCGCCGTCCGGATCTGCCTCGAATTCGGAGCTGGCGTTGAGACGTCCTTCGAGTCGGCGTGCCCAGACGAGACGTTCCAGCAGCTCGGCAATCGAGAACTCGGTTGGATGGCGGATGTTCTGGGCCAACAGGGTGCAATCGACCAGCGCCGAGTAGTCGTCCGGCAGCCAGTTGTGAACCTTCCACTCCGGGTCCGAGCGCGTCGTGGCCACCACTTTTTCGTAGATGGCCAGATGCTGATCGACCTGGCTCTTGATGTTGAAGTTGGCCTCGACGAAATCCCGGGCCTGGCGCCCGAAGCGAAGGCGGCGCTCCCGATCCATCAGCGCCTCGATGGCCTCGGTCAAGGGCACGACCGCGCGCTCCGGAACGAGCAGCCCCGTCTCGCCATCCCGAACGGCCTCGCCGATCCCGCCGTGGATCGTTCCGATCACGGGCAAGCCCATGGCCTGGGCTTCGACGACGACATTGGGAATTCCCTCGACGTCACCGCTTTCGGGGGTGATCGA is a window encoding:
- a CDS encoding glycosyltransferase family 4 protein, with amino-acid sequence MTAGTGSDLGSETAVHAGGEERLTVLQAKFAAYLSWSQPFLHSLISGLDEHVNNVVLCNRTENLNRFPVPNVERIPTRYLVKPRLGVLAASYLRRTWRPDVMHGHFGWSGLRLLLMKQMMRVPLVVTFGGRDVGLQMLLPDFDRLYAAMLGGTDAIICVSKDLRSKLIDAGADPDRIHVVYRGTDLSRFEYVDRRARPADDPVRALMVGRIVEKKGHRYALEALEALAAKDKKVHLTVVGEGEAYHEIRRLRRRLGLQGEVELVGSTDHHGVRQHMRESDFLVHCSITPESGDVEGIPNVVVEAQAMGLPVIGTIHGGIGEAVRDGETGLLVPERAVVPLTEAIEALMDRERRLRFGRQARDFVEANFNIKSQVDQHLAIYEKVVATTRSDPEWKVHNWLPDDYSALVDCTLLAQNIRHPTEFSIAELLERLVWARRLEGRLNASSEFEADPDGAARAFLPEASQLSGGEVDGERRVGLPRALFSVLRAVVRRALGRSEKGATVETTLEQLYNLKGYMPQAVKFPMKIGLGRILAWAIERRHKARHGQIGTLEEVDRRVFEFFRAGGDLDAYESAHEQGPQESLPPGSPLA